Part of the Cohnella candidum genome, GGGGAGGGAACGGATGATGATGGAGAACCTCTACGACGTCACGGAATCGTCGAACGTCAACTTCGTGGGCTGCGCTTCCGAGGAAAGCCGGTTCGATTTCGCGATCGTGTACACGAATCTGTTTTTCGGCAAGCCGCTGGTCGTATGCATGCAGACGGGAAGGTCGGCGCCGATGTGCGCGGACGATCTGAAGGATGCGGACGTTCTTCGCACCCGATTCCTCGTCGAGCATCCCCAGGCAGCGGAGGAGCTGCGGACGCTGCTGGGGCAGCGGCTTCCGACGATCGGTTCTCACGAACAGTATTGAATTACTTGCGGGGATTGAAGTAGAAAGTCCGACCGTTGAACATTTTCACTTCGGCTTGCAGGCGTTTGCCGATCCACTTGCACAGTTCGTTCGCTTTGGCTTTGTCGCCGTGGGTGGAGCCGTCCGGAAGGACGACCTGGATATACGGCACGACGGTCTCGCCGTCTTCGCGCGAACCGGTTCCGATCACGATATGGCGGTACAACGGGTTGTTCCCCTTCAAATAAAACCATTGTCCTTCCGCTTCCGGCTTCTGCTCGATCGCGTACGGAAACGCGGCGTCGGCGTAATCCCACCCCAATTGGCGGCCGGTGAGCTCGGTTTGCTCGCGGTATTGCCGAAGCTGGTCCTTGACGCCGTCCAGCGTGATGTCTTGGACCTGGGACCCTTGCACGAGAGATATGTAAGCGCTTTGACTCATCGGTTGGCCACCTCCACGCCCATGATAGCACGTTCCCTATTCGCTGGCAATGACTGCCTGAAACGGAAGAAGGTCCGCTTCCCGGCCAAGGGAGCGGACCTTCTTTGATCGTGTGCCGGCTCAGGAAATCGCCGTTTCTTCGACGATGACCTTCACGTTCGTAATGGTCCTGTCTTCGGGACCTTTGACCGGAAGGCCGACCTCGATGTGGTCGACGATGTAGTCGATGTTCTCCTGGGAGATGACTTCGCCGGGAAGCAAAATCGGGATGCCAGGCGGATAGACGTAAATGAATTCCGCGATGATCCGTCCTGCCGATTCGCGGAACGGAACGAGCTCCGTTTCCCCGTAAAACGCATCCCTCGGCGTGAGCGACAGATGCGGAATTTCCGGCACTTCGACGGCGATCTCCTTGATCTCCGATGCGTCCTGGTGCTCGGAGGCCAGCTGCTTCAACGCCTCCACGAGAAGCTCCAAGGCTTCGCCGTCGTCGCCCGGCGTGACCAGGCAAAGGATGTTGTACATGTCGCTCAGTTCGACTTCGATCCGGTAACGGTCGCGGAGCCAGTTCTCGGCGTCGTAGCCGGTGATGCCAAGGTGGCGCACATGGATCGTGAGCTTCGTCGGATCGTAATCGAACGTCGCCTCTTCGCCGAGAATATCCTCGCCGAAGCAATAGAGCCCGGGAATTTCGTTGATCGCTTCCCGCGTTTTCTTCGCGAGACGGACGGCCCTCTCGGCCAGCTCCTTGCCGCGGAGAGCGAGCTGGCGCCTTGCGGCGTCCAGGGAAGCCAGCAGCGGGTAGGAGGTCGACGTCGTGGTCAGCAGGCTCATGATCGTTTGGACACGCTGGATGTTGACCAATCCGGCCCTCACGTTCAAGACGGAGCTTTGGGTCATCGAGCCGCCCAGCTTGTGCACGCTGGTGGCCGCCATGTCGGCGCCCGCCTGCATGGCGGAAAGCGGCAGCTCGTCGGAGAAGTGGATCAAGGCGCCGTGCGCTTCGTCCACGAGCACGGGAATATCGTATTCGTGGACGAGGTCCACGATTTCCTTCAAGTTCGCGCAGATCCCGAAGTACGTCGGATTGATGACCAGAACGGCGGCCGCATCCGGATGGCGCTCCAATGCCCGGCGGACGGATTTGGTCGTGACCCCGTGGTCGATCCCCAGGT contains:
- a CDS encoding aminotransferase class I/II-fold pyridoxal phosphate-dependent enzyme is translated as MDHSRTPLFDALRRHAEQKPVQFHIPGHKGGAGMDPEFRDFIGDNVLSIDLINIAPLDDLHQPVGVILEAQKLAADAFGADATFFSIQGTSSAIMTMILSVCGTGDKIIVPRNVHKSILSAIIFAGARPVFLSPVRDHNLGIDHGVTTKSVRRALERHPDAAAVLVINPTYFGICANLKEIVDLVHEYDIPVLVDEAHGALIHFSDELPLSAMQAGADMAATSVHKLGGSMTQSSVLNVRAGLVNIQRVQTIMSLLTTTSTSYPLLASLDAARRQLALRGKELAERAVRLAKKTREAINEIPGLYCFGEDILGEEATFDYDPTKLTIHVRHLGITGYDAENWLRDRYRIEVELSDMYNILCLVTPGDDGEALELLVEALKQLASEHQDASEIKEIAVEVPEIPHLSLTPRDAFYGETELVPFRESAGRIIAEFIYVYPPGIPILLPGEVISQENIDYIVDHIEVGLPVKGPEDRTITNVKVIVEETAIS
- a CDS encoding DUF1885 family protein; translated protein: MSQSAYISLVQGSQVQDITLDGVKDQLRQYREQTELTGRQLGWDYADAAFPYAIEQKPEAEGQWFYLKGNNPLYRHIVIGTGSREDGETVVPYIQVVLPDGSTHGDKAKANELCKWIGKRLQAEVKMFNGRTFYFNPRK
- a CDS encoding DUF3055 domain-containing protein — protein: MMMENLYDVTESSNVNFVGCASEESRFDFAIVYTNLFFGKPLVVCMQTGRSAPMCADDLKDADVLRTRFLVEHPQAAEELRTLLGQRLPTIGSHEQY